From a single Nematostella vectensis chromosome 3, jaNemVect1.1, whole genome shotgun sequence genomic region:
- the LOC5513636 gene encoding tereporin-Ca1 encodes MAAVGATIGAIASNAEKVAAVAGAISSLDNPGFTWFGLASEGGSRRNQMIIQNETDEVMELTKIYLYHGKVKIPPDPSIRAMAEDECLFHSAGSWSATGVSGIVTYKMQNDARLHILWDCPFNFDYSDNFIGLMLTNNSSQYLPTDDMFYNMYQYEGYDALGLPSPSPGTRYDLVCCGPSHGYSHEAGRDKPWGHMRPCKVEDDKYLVVATMGDRHATTSKISVIKKK; translated from the exons ATGGCGGCGGTAGGAGCGACTATCGGGGCGATTGCGAGTAATGCAGAGAAAGTCGCCGCAGTAGCTGGGGCTATCAGTTCGCTAGATAACCCAGGCTTTACATGGTTCGGGTTGGCTTCAGAAGGAGGCTCGCGGCGTAACCAGATGATTATACAAAATGAGACAGATGAGGTGATGGAACTTACCAAGATCTACCTTTACCATGGGAAGGTAAAGATCCCCCCAGATCCAAGCATTCGTGCCATGGCGGAGGATGAATGTCTCTTCCACTCTGCTGGGAGCTGGAGTGCCACAGGAGTCAGTGGTATCGTCACCTACAAAATGCAGAACGACGCTCGATTGCACATATTGTGGGATTGTCCTTTTAACTTTGATTATTCCGACAACTTTATCGGACTTATGCTGACTAACAACTCGAG CCAATATTTGCCAACAGATGACATGTTCTATAACATGTACCAGTACGAAGGTTATGACGCCTTGGGTCTCCCTTCACCCTCGCCGGGGACTAGGTACGACCTCGTATGTTGCGGGCCAAGCCACGGGTACTCGCATGAGGCAGGCAGAGACAAACCATGGGGACACATGCGACCATGCAAGGTGGAGGACGATAAGTACTTGGTGGTGGCGACCATGGGGGACCGGCATGCCACCACAAGCAAAATTAGTGTCATCAAGAAAAAGTAA